The Tolypothrix sp. PCC 7712 region ATCGTCGGCGATCGCCAATTCTCGTGAACTAGCATTGTAAGTAGTTAAACATAATTAATTACACAATGTCATTGCGAATGGAGCGTTCGCGTAGCGTCCCGTTCGCGTAGCGTCTCCGTCAGGAGACGGGAAGCGGAATGAAGCAATCGCAAGGGCTGGGATTGCTTCTCTACGAGACGCGACCACCATGAATCATCCGCTTACCTTTGTGTTGACCGATAATCCATGCAGCGCAAGCCCCTGGCTTTAGACATGGGGTAAGCTGCTAGGCGATTTTAATCGCCGTCAAGTATTTTTCTGGTTTTGAATATACTCCTTAACTGCCTCTAGTGGTGCGCCCCCTACTGTCGATACAAAGTAAGAGTTAGTCCATAAAGTAGGCAGTCTTTGTTTGAGATGCGGAAATTCTAGGCGCAAGTAGCGAGATGTTGCACCCTTGAACCGCTTAACTGCTTTGTGGACACCGAACTGAGGATCAACCTCAATCAGTAGATGAACGTGGTCTTCCACTACTTCCATCTCAATCATCTCAACTTTGATTTCTGCTGCTATTTGTTGGAGTAGTTCTTTTAGCCGAGTATCTACACCGTCTTTTAAGACCTTGCGTCTGTACTTGGGAGTCCAGACTATATGGTACTTGCAAGAATAAACAACATTGTTGTTAGAGTTATATTTTCGCCTCATGTCATCATTATACAGCTTTATGCTATATACTATTTCTATGAGCGAATACACAGTAAGGAAACTCAAGATTGGCAACAATCAACAGATGGGTGAACTGGCTTTAGCTGCTGGCGAATTATACTCTCGCACAGTAGTTAGTTTCTGGCGCACAGTTCGTAATAAGGGATTGTGGCTCAAACCATCTTCTATGATGCGTTGGCACAACTCCGACAGCTTACACGCTCACAGTGCAGATGCGGTTGTCCAGAGTTTTTATGCCAGTCTCAAATCATGGAGATCAAGACGCAAAGCAGACCCAAACGCCCATCCACCAAGAAGACGTAGACGATTTTTCAAAGTTCAATGGAAATCATCAGCCATCAAGGTGAAAAATGGGAAACTGCAATTATCCAACGGCAAGGGGAACGCACCCTTGATTATTGATTGGAATTGGGAAACTCCTAAATTGGTAGAAATGGGATGGGACGGCGAGCAATATGAAATTAGAGCTTGCTATGCTGTCACCCCTGTACAACCAGCTAATTCGGGAACTGTTGCAGGAATCGACTTAGGAGAAATTCATCTTGCCGTTGCCCATGATGGAGCGCAAACCTTCATACTTAATGGTCGTTTGCTGAGATCTAAACGCCAGTACCAAAACAAGCTAAAAGCTAAGTTAGCGTCATTAGTTGATACAAAAAAGCGAGGTTCCAAGAACAGGAAAAGACTAGTCAGATCCAAACAACGTCAGTTAGCTAAAGTCAAAAATCAAATTAAAGATATCCTGCATAAACAAACCAGTAAGCTTGTTTCTACGCTCAAATCTAGAGGCGTACAAACCCTGGCAATAGGTGATGTCAGAGATATTAGAGCGCGAATTGATTTTGGAACTAAGTCTAATCAAAAACTGCATCAATGGTCACACGGCGAAACTCGCACCTTTCTCACCT contains the following coding sequences:
- the tnpA gene encoding IS200/IS605 family transposase — translated: MRRKYNSNNNVVYSCKYHIVWTPKYRRKVLKDGVDTRLKELLQQIAAEIKVEMIEMEVVEDHVHLLIEVDPQFGVHKAVKRFKGATSRYLRLEFPHLKQRLPTLWTNSYFVSTVGGAPLEAVKEYIQNQKNT
- a CDS encoding RNA-guided endonuclease InsQ/TnpB family protein, whose product is MSEYTVRKLKIGNNQQMGELALAAGELYSRTVVSFWRTVRNKGLWLKPSSMMRWHNSDSLHAHSADAVVQSFYASLKSWRSRRKADPNAHPPRRRRRFFKVQWKSSAIKVKNGKLQLSNGKGNAPLIIDWNWETPKLVEMGWDGEQYEIRACYAVTPVQPANSGTVAGIDLGEIHLAVAHDGAQTFILNGRLLRSKRQYQNKLKAKLASLVDTKKRGSKNRKRLVRSKQRQLAKVKNQIKDILHKQTSKLVSTLKSRGVQTLAIGDVRDIRARIDFGTKSNQKLHQWSHGETRTFLTYKAQRMGMKVEIQCEKYTSQTCPSCGQRHKPKNRTYKCKCGFEFHRDGVGSINIRRKYLGCFDVPVVGVMAAPTGLRFRPHSKCSSVCLGTCERSR